In a single window of the Desulfatiglans anilini DSM 4660 genome:
- a CDS encoding sigma-54 interaction domain-containing protein, translating into MKQPLFRPSTPMRTLDPRFSSLLLESMADGVFTLDEQGRITSWNPSIERITGYSAEEAIGQPCALLNFTECFQASCPTGISECGILTYGRLDGRECFLRHKDGYDVPVIKSARLVRDEQGTIEGVVETVTDLTELQKARHEAEEAARRLGETHRFDQIIGKSHAMQQVFSAIEAAAASEATILVQGESGTGKELVASAIHHHSARKNMPFVTVNCSALSETLLESELFGHVKGAFTGAIRDRVGRFEEADGGTIFLDEIAEISPFIQVKLLRVVQEREIERVGESRKRRIDIRIIAATNKDLLTQVQQGAFREDLFYRLKVFPILIPPLRERKEDIPWLVTHFIELQNRKTGLAIKGATKSSMRILMDYPWPGNARELENAIEHAFVLCAGDYIDVFDLPVEIRRFAYRPAPLPQEAPPAKSGWPPQPLTRDGLLELLDECAWNKAEAGRRLGVSRTAVWKYMKKWGIPLRK; encoded by the coding sequence GCTCGAGTCCATGGCGGACGGGGTGTTCACCCTCGATGAACAGGGGCGGATCACCTCCTGGAACCCGTCGATCGAACGGATCACGGGTTACAGCGCCGAGGAGGCGATCGGGCAGCCCTGCGCCCTCCTGAACTTCACCGAGTGCTTTCAGGCAAGTTGCCCGACCGGCATCTCCGAATGCGGCATCCTCACCTATGGGCGCCTCGACGGGAGGGAGTGTTTCCTGCGCCACAAAGACGGGTACGACGTGCCGGTCATCAAGAGCGCCCGGCTCGTCAGGGATGAGCAGGGAACGATCGAGGGCGTCGTCGAGACGGTTACGGACCTCACGGAACTCCAGAAGGCGCGCCACGAGGCGGAGGAGGCCGCCCGCCGCCTCGGCGAGACCCACCGCTTCGACCAGATCATCGGCAAGAGCCACGCCATGCAGCAGGTCTTCTCGGCCATCGAGGCGGCCGCGGCGAGCGAGGCCACCATCCTCGTCCAGGGCGAAAGCGGCACCGGCAAGGAACTCGTCGCCAGCGCCATCCACCACCACAGCGCCCGGAAAAACATGCCCTTCGTTACCGTCAACTGCAGCGCGCTCTCTGAGACGCTCCTTGAAAGCGAACTCTTCGGGCATGTCAAAGGGGCCTTCACCGGTGCCATCCGCGACCGGGTCGGCCGCTTCGAAGAGGCCGACGGCGGCACGATCTTCCTGGACGAGATCGCCGAGATCAGCCCGTTCATTCAGGTGAAGCTCCTGAGGGTCGTGCAGGAGCGGGAAATCGAACGCGTCGGGGAATCCCGCAAGCGCAGGATCGACATCCGGATCATCGCCGCCACCAACAAGGACCTCCTCACCCAGGTCCAGCAGGGCGCCTTCCGGGAGGATCTCTTTTACCGGCTCAAGGTGTTCCCGATCCTCATCCCGCCCCTGCGCGAGCGCAAGGAGGACATCCCCTGGCTCGTCACCCACTTCATCGAACTGCAAAACCGCAAGACCGGCCTGGCCATCAAAGGCGCCACGAAGAGTTCCATGCGGATCCTGATGGACTACCCCTGGCCGGGCAATGCGCGTGAACTCGAAAACGCCATCGAGCATGCCTTCGTCCTGTGCGCCGGAGACTATATCGACGTCTTCGATCTGCCAGTCGAGATCCGCCGCTTCGCCTACCGCCCCGCCCCCCTCCCGCAGGAGGCCCCGCCCGCGAAAAGCGGCTGGCCGCCCCAGCCGCTCACCCGCGACGGCCTGCTCGAACTCCTCGACGAATGCGCCTGGAACAAGGCCGAGGCCGGCCGCCGCCTCGGCGTAAGCCGCACCGCGGTCTGGAAGTACATGAAGAAATGGGGGATCCCACTGCGGAAATAG
- a CDS encoding NfeD family protein translates to MESIFSAWLIWFLCGVGLAFLELLMPGFVVLFMGIGCLVVSGLLLLWPLTLTQQFLVFIAATIASIVFLRKWLMRIFKGRSMTRSEPDFDDFPEGALVKVARPVSSRPGGRIEFRGSLWDAVADEEIGVGETAKIIRYAGGSRQAYFVQKP, encoded by the coding sequence ATGGAATCGATTTTTTCGGCATGGCTCATCTGGTTTTTGTGCGGCGTCGGCCTGGCCTTCCTGGAGCTGCTGATGCCGGGCTTCGTGGTCCTGTTCATGGGGATCGGGTGCCTGGTCGTCTCGGGCCTTCTGCTCCTGTGGCCTCTGACGCTCACCCAGCAGTTCCTGGTTTTCATCGCCGCCACCATCGCCTCGATCGTCTTTCTCCGCAAATGGCTCATGCGCATCTTCAAGGGCCGGTCCATGACCCGTTCCGAGCCGGACTTCGATGACTTCCCCGAAGGCGCGCTCGTCAAGGTCGCCCGCCCCGTTTCCTCCCGACCTGGGGGTCGTATCGAGTTCCGCGGCTCCCTCTGGGACGCGGTCGCCGACGAAGAGATCGGCGTCGGGGAGACGGCGAAGATCATTCGATACGCGGGTGGATCCCGCCAGGCCTATTTCGTCCAAAAACCTTGA
- a CDS encoding type II toxin-antitoxin system Phd/YefM family antitoxin, whose protein sequence is MQTYNIHEAKTNLSRLVEEAARGNGFIIAKAGKPMVKVLPLSQEERGVAGRLGFLRDQILTPDDFDTLGASQILELFEGRTK, encoded by the coding sequence ATGCAAACGTACAATATCCATGAGGCCAAAACAAACCTGTCCCGCCTGGTCGAGGAAGCGGCGCGCGGCAACGGTTTTATCATCGCCAAGGCCGGCAAGCCGATGGTGAAGGTCCTGCCCTTGTCCCAAGAGGAGCGGGGTGTCGCCGGCAGACTCGGATTCTTGAGGGATCAGATCCTCACCCCGGATGATTTCGATACGCTGGGGGCTTCCCAGATCCTCGAACTTTTCGAAGGCCGAACCAAGTGA
- a CDS encoding toxin-antitoxin system TumE family protein: MQGTLTLVVNLLRIPDPALGQPHADTVKNLKHSNLAEIRKQVGLAQEQPTKVLNSKQPTLMKKACIPYHLVIIYFDMEIGRPSEDDESLATLLNLDGEIFFMDKGYWTKFEAFRVAPEPHIPHGVRYCLTLHDRNNRRLLGFDNAHAFKPKTKRYGARKISWDHKHEFNVISPYEYESAGELLHDFWREVDRIMSQYQR; the protein is encoded by the coding sequence ATGCAGGGAACGCTGACCCTCGTAGTCAATTTGCTGCGGATTCCGGACCCCGCCCTTGGGCAACCCCATGCCGACACCGTGAAGAACTTAAAGCACAGCAACCTGGCCGAAATCCGCAAACAGGTGGGCTTGGCCCAGGAGCAACCCACCAAGGTTCTAAACAGCAAACAGCCCACGCTCATGAAAAAAGCTTGCATACCTTATCACCTGGTGATAATCTATTTCGACATGGAGATCGGACGACCTTCTGAGGACGATGAAAGCCTTGCCACCTTGCTGAATTTGGATGGTGAGATTTTCTTTATGGATAAGGGTTATTGGACAAAATTCGAGGCGTTCCGGGTCGCCCCGGAACCCCATATCCCTCATGGAGTCCGGTATTGCCTGACCTTGCACGACCGAAACAACCGGCGACTGCTTGGCTTTGACAATGCACACGCCTTCAAACCCAAGACCAAGCGCTACGGCGCCAGGAAAATTTCCTGGGATCACAAACATGAATTCAATGTCATTTCCCCCTACGAATACGAATCTGCAGGCGAGTTGCTCCATGATTTCTGGCGCGAAGTCGACCGAATCATGAGCCAATATCAGAGGTAG
- a CDS encoding transcriptional regulator, translating into MNRKVLHIGILSYEDYKKRTLAIANGEYQPQPDEPKIWFESLQSMAQVLSNENQWLLKTILKHKPQSLKELEAVTGRSSSNLSRTLKTMARYGIVKIEKRDRKLRPVVEATDFMVQFGI; encoded by the coding sequence ATGAACCGAAAAGTACTCCATATCGGCATTCTGTCCTATGAGGATTACAAGAAGCGCACCTTGGCCATCGCCAACGGAGAATACCAACCACAGCCGGATGAACCCAAAATATGGTTCGAATCGCTACAGTCCATGGCCCAGGTTCTAAGTAATGAAAACCAATGGCTATTGAAGACCATTTTGAAACATAAACCTCAATCGCTCAAAGAATTGGAAGCGGTGACAGGGCGCAGCAGCAGCAACCTGTCGCGGACACTCAAAACGATGGCCCGCTACGGCATCGTGAAGATCGAAAAGCGAGACCGCAAATTAAGGCCTGTAGTTGAGGCCACGGATTTTATGGTTCAATTCGGAATTTAA
- a CDS encoding SPFH domain-containing protein: protein MTPSLVASIVLAALVVVIILKSAVIVPQKNEYIVERLGKYSSTLGAGFHILIPFLDRISYKFSLKEEVLDIPSQTCITKDNVTVEVDGLIYLQVMDSKLAAYGISDYRVAASQLAQTTLRSCIGRIDLDKTFEEREAINGQVVDSIDLAAQAWGVKVLRYEVKDIMPPQSVKNAMEAQMTAEREKRAAIAKSEGERQSTINRAEGERQDAILRSEGEKQRRINEAEGRAQEILAVAQATAEGLRLIAEQLQMAGGQAAANLRVAEQYVAEFGKLAQTSNTLVIPSNVSDLAAMVTTALSAYEKMNR, encoded by the coding sequence ATGACCCCATCGCTTGTCGCCAGCATCGTTCTGGCCGCCTTGGTCGTCGTCATCATCCTCAAGTCGGCCGTGATCGTCCCCCAGAAGAACGAGTACATCGTCGAAAGGCTGGGGAAGTACAGCAGCACCCTCGGCGCCGGCTTCCACATCCTCATCCCGTTCCTCGACCGGATCTCCTACAAGTTCTCCCTGAAGGAGGAGGTCCTCGACATCCCGAGCCAGACCTGCATCACCAAGGACAACGTGACCGTCGAGGTCGACGGCCTGATCTACCTGCAGGTCATGGACAGCAAACTCGCCGCCTACGGCATCAGCGACTACCGCGTCGCCGCCTCCCAACTGGCGCAGACGACGCTCCGGTCCTGCATCGGCCGGATCGATCTCGACAAGACCTTCGAGGAACGCGAGGCGATCAACGGGCAGGTGGTGGATTCGATCGACCTGGCCGCCCAGGCCTGGGGGGTCAAGGTCCTTCGCTACGAGGTCAAGGACATCATGCCGCCCCAGTCCGTCAAGAACGCGATGGAGGCCCAGATGACCGCCGAGCGCGAGAAGCGCGCCGCCATCGCCAAGTCGGAGGGCGAACGGCAGTCCACCATCAACCGCGCCGAAGGCGAACGGCAGGACGCGATCCTGCGCTCCGAGGGCGAGAAGCAGCGGCGCATCAACGAGGCCGAAGGCCGCGCCCAGGAGATCCTCGCCGTCGCCCAGGCGACCGCCGAAGGCCTGAGGCTCATCGCTGAGCAGCTTCAGATGGCCGGCGGGCAGGCCGCCGCCAACCTGCGCGTGGCCGAGCAGTACGTCGCCGAATTCGGCAAGCTGGCGCAGACCTCCAACACCCTCGTGATCCCCAGCAATGTCAGCGACCTGGCCGCCATGGTGACGACGGCCCTCAGCGCTTATGAAAAGATGAACCGATAG